AAGAAAGAAGGCGTTGACTGGCGCAAGGATGTCACCATCGTAGAACTCAAGAATCCGCCTGCAGTGATCGAAGCCGTCAAGAATGGCAGCGTATTTGCAGGCGTTACTTGGGGCCCGCACGACCTCCGCGCCGAAGAAGCAGGCCTTTCTGTGGTGCTCCGCAGTAAGGACATCAATCCCGGCCATATTTGCTGCCGCTTAATTGCCTCGCTCCGCAAGATTGACGGCCGCGAAGATGTCTATAAGCGTTTGGTCAAATCGCTAATCGAAGCTGAAGAACTGGTGCAAAATGACCACAAGAAGAGCGTGGAAATTATTGCCAAGTGGATCAAGCTTGATACCGCTCTTGTCAACAAGGCGTTCTACAGCGGGCACGTCACGCAGGATACCGACCCGAACGTGAAGGGTGTTGAATTCTTCTGGGATTTCTTGAAAGATGCTGAATTTATCAAGTCCGACAAGAAAGTCTCCGAATACGTGCGCACCGATTTCTATAAGGCCGCCATCGCGGAACTGCGCAAAGAAAAACCCAAGTCCGAATTTTACGTCAAGGCCGAAAACATTTTCAAGTCCAGGAACTAAGAATAGTATGGCAATAAAGCAAAATGGTTTTGAAACAACGAATCTCGGTTTTTCGTACGATGGCAGGGCCATCTTGAAAAACATCAACTTGAAAATCAACCAAGGTGAGTTCGTATGCCTGCTAGGCGAAAGCGGTAGTGGCAAGACCACTTTGCTTAACCTTCTCGCCGGGCTTACCAAGCCGAGCGAGGGGCATGTCTACTGGAAAGGAAAAGAAATCGAAAAGCCTTCTGCAGAAAGGAGTGTAGTCTTTCAGGACTACACCCTTTTCCCTTGGCTTACCCTTCTCCAAAATGTAACGCTCGCCATTAAAAAGACAAAAAAGCTGAAGACGAGCTACGCCAAAAATTTAGCCGAAGAATACTTGAACTTAGTAGGACTTTCTGGAAGCCTACATAAATACCCCTTTGAACTTTCGGGCGGAATGCGCCAGCGCGGAGCCATAGCGCGTGCCTTAAGTGTCAGCGCTGACGCCCTTCTTTTAGACGAACCCTTTGGCGCTCTCGATCCCGTAAACCGTGCAAGCCTCCAAGATTTGGTGCTGGAACTTTGCCGCGGTGTCAAGGACCGCCCAATCACCACACTGTTTGTCACGCACGACATTCGCGAAGCCGTTTATCTCGGAAGCCGCATTATCGTTTTAGGGGCAACCCCCGGTCGCATCATTGCAGACATCCCGCTTGATTTCCCGGTAAAGAAGAATCGTGGTGAATGGTTCCGCAACGAAAAAGTCCAACAAACCATTGCAACCATTGAAGACGCCTACCACAAGGACATCCTTGAAAAACTAGGCCACATTGTACAAGGAGGTGCCAGCATATGAGAACTTTTACAAAATACTTATCCAAGTTTTCGGGGAACCTTTTTCTTCTCTTTTTACTTGGAATTTGGGTGTTGATCAGCTGCGGTCCCGAATGGGACAGCCAATATTTGTTCCCGTCTCCTAAGGCTATACTGAAAGCCCTCTTCGATTCTCGTGAAGAACTTTTGCGCAGTGCAGGAGCCTCTCTTTTAAAACTGGTGCCCGCCTATTTGGTGGCGTCGATTGTCGGAATCTCTATCGGAATCGTTTCCGGTTCCATTCCGTGGGTATCGAACATGCTGAAACCCATTTCCAGGTTTGCGGCCCCCATTCCCCCCAACGTTTATATTCCTTACGCGATAGCGATTCTTCCGACGTTCTATTTGTCTTCGACCTTTATCATCTTTATTGCCGCTTTTTGGCCCATTTACTTGAATACGGCTGCCGGCGCGGCTGAAATCCCCGAAAAATACAGGCGCAACGCCGCCATTATCGGAATTGGAAAGTTTGAATACTTGTGGAGAATCGCCCTTGTAGCAAGCCTGCCGTCAATATTTTCGGGGCTTTCTGTAGGCATGGGACTTTCGTTCATCATGCTCACCGTGGCTGAACTTTTCGGCGAAAACACGGGGCTCGGTCACTTTGTGCAATTTTACGCCGACTATTCCGATTACCCCAACATGGTTGCAGGCATTCTCTGGACAGGCATTGTGGTACTTGCGATTATGGAACTGTTTGAACTTGTTAAACGCAAGCTCCTGTTCTGGACAAAAGCGAACTAGTCATGATTAGTAACACTTCAAAAATATTTATATTGGCAGTGAAAATTGGAGATTTAAAATGAGCTTGACCGTCGAACGCGCAAAAGAAATCAGCAAGGGCCACGTGACCGAAGAATCGCTGGTCATCCATTCCCTCAACGTATGCTACGCCATGGGCGCCATGGCCAAACACTTCGGCGAAGACGTTGAACACTGGCAAGCCGTGGGCTACCTGCACGATTACGACTATCAGGAATTCCCCGAAGAACACCTGCAGCACACCGAAAAGGAACTGCTTGCGCAGGGCGTCTCCGAAGAAGACGTGCGCGCCATTTTGGCACACGGCTTTGAAATCGTGAACCAGGTGGAACCCAAGACCAACATGGAAAAGAGCCTGTTCACCGTCGACGAACTCACCGGAATCATCCAGGCCTGCGCAAGAATGCGCCCCAACGGAATTTTGGACCTCGAAGTGAAAAGTTTCATGAAGAAGTTCAAGGACAAAAAATTCGCCGCCAAGTGCAACCGTGACTACATTCTGAAAGGCTGCGCCCTGCTCGGCATGGACGTGAAAGACGTCGCCGCCATCTGCATCGAGGGTATGCGCGAACACGCCGCCGAAATCGGCCTAGCGGGGAACGCCGCGTAATTACGACGCTATCCAAAATCCGTAAAATTTTCCAAAAACTGTAACGAAAAATGCCAAAGTATCTTGTGAAAGAGCTTTGGCATATTTTTTGCATTCTATGGGGCGCAGGATTTAATATGATTACGCTGAACGACTATTTATATTCTGGAAACACGGTACTGAAAATTTTGCACCAGTATTCTAACGACCTCAGGAACGGTGCGAAGGAAACGCGCAACAGCATCGACCTTGCGCATTCGAATTTTCTGATTCAGATTATTGAATTGCTGGAGCACAATGACTTTTTGACTTCGCAGTCTCAGCGGATCAAGGAATTCTACAAGTTCATGACGCGGGAATACCCGTTCTTGGCTTTTACTTTCAAGGGTCGCATTAAGTCGCTGATTCGCGCCGAAGAAAAATTCAATGGTTACATCCTTGAATACATTTACGGCTACTACAAAAAAAACGGGAAGTTCCCGACAGAAGCCGAAATCAAGAGCAAGCTGAACTTTCGCGACTTGATTGCTTACCGCATTGTGATTTCGATGCCGGTTTGCCACATTAAAAAGGGCGAGAACCGCCGCGAAGTAGAAGAAAAGTATCTGTACGAAATCGCGAACGTGCTGCCGGAATTCTTGGAAGAGCGCGGCTTTACGGCAGAAATCACGAAGTACACGGAAGACGGTCATTCGGAATTGTTGAATGAACAAGTGCGGCCGTATTACCACGATTCGGTGGCATTCCCGAGGAGTTCGGGTTACCAGTCGCTGCATATTATTTTCTACGACAATCTGGCCCGCTGCTTTACCGAAGTGCAGTTGCGCACCAAGGATATGGATGACTTTGCCGAAATCGGCGAGGCAAACCATTTTGGCTACGAGAAAACGCAAGAGGCGCGCCGCAGCAAGCACGACGAGATTCCGAGCGGCGAATGCGTGTATTTTGACGAAGCCTACGAGCGCCTGACAAAATTGCAGGAAATTGAGCTCGCGAATGTAGACGTGAACATGTTCAAGGCAATCAACAACCAGCTGATCAACGACGGTTGCGGCCTTTTCCGCGGTCGGCAAATTTTGCCGTTCGAGCATCTATCGCGCTTCCAGAACGATTTGATTGACTGATTTGATTGAAAAGCTATAAAAAAATTGTATATCCCGAAATATTGCGCCGCTTAGGTGCAATTTGTATTTTTGCTTGTCACACTTTTAACTCTGTGAGTCACCACCACTAAACGCTTTTCTACACGACAAAATGTCCGAAGTCAAAAAATTCCTTGCAAAAGATTTCTACAAGATTGATTCCCAAAATTCAACGCTACTCGATGTTCGCGAAACGAGTGAAGCCATCGTGCGCCCTGTGAACGGGGCGCTGCAGGTTCCGTTCTTTGAACTGTCCAAGAAGATAGATAGCATCCCGAAAGACAAGCCCGTTTACGTATTCTGCTCCACGGGAGACCGTTCCGAAGAGGTTGCCGAAATTTTCGCCGATCGCGATTACGACGTGTACAATGTAGAAGGCGGGCTTGACGCCGTCCCGAAAATTCACTTCGTTGATGCCAAGGGTCTCAAGTGCCCGGGCCCCATCGTGAAGGTGGACGAAGCGGTCAAAAGTGTGTCCGTCGGCGAAGAAGTCCAGGTGGAAGCGACCGAGAAAGCATTCTTCTCGGATGTGGATGTCTGGTGCCAGCGTACCGGCAACGAATTGAAATCGCTTTCCGAAAAAGACGGCGTGATCTATGCGACAATCGTAAAGCGAGACACACCCCAGTCTCTCGAAAAAAGGGATTTTGAGCACGGCAAGACGTTTGTCGTTTTCAGTGGCGATTTGGATAAAGCGATAGCCTCTTTCATTATGGCAAACGGAGCTGCCGCCATGGGACGCCCGGTTACCATGTTCTTCACCTTCTGGGGAGTAAGCATTTTGCGCAGGCCCGAAAAGGTGCGCGTCAAGAAATCGCTCATCGGAAAAATGTTTGGATTCATGATGCCCCGCGGTTCCAAGAAACTCGGACTTTCGCGCATGAACTTTGGCGGAATCGGCGCCAAGATGATTCGCGCGGTCATGAAGCAGAACGGCGTTTCTTCGCTAGAAGAACTGATTGAAAGCGCAAGGCGGAAGGGCGTGAAGTTTGTCGCCTGTCAGATGTCGATGGAACTCATGGGAATCACAGCCGAAGAGTTGATTGACGGCGTTGAACTCGGCGGCGTCGCGACGATGCTCGGCTCCACCGAAAAATCCGACTTGACATATTTTATTTAAGGCCCCGTTATGATAAACAGACAAGCCGCTCTTGAAATTTTGAATGCGAACGCAGATTCGTTACCGAACTTGATTGAACAGGCATATCAGCTGCGTACCAAGTACAAAGGCAACCGCGTAAGCATTCAGTTGCTCACCAATGTCCGCAGCGGAAACTGTACGCAGAACTGCGCCTATTGTGCCCAGTCGCGCGATTCTGCAGCTCCGATTGAAAAGTATCGTTATGTAGAAGACAAAAAGCTGTATGGCGACAACGATCTCGTTGACGAAATGCATTTGGCGAGGCACTGCATCGGGCTCAGCGGCATTCGTTTTGCAGACGACGATATCGAAAAACTTGCCGAACGCATCCGCAAGATGAAAAAGAACGACACGCAAATCTGTTGTTCCATCGGGTTCCCGACCGAAAAGCAGGCGCTGATTCTTAAAGAAGCCGGCCTCAACCGCATCAATCACAACCTGAAGAAGACGCTCTTCAAGGTAGCCGACTCTATTTTTGCGTCAGGCTACCTCACCGAAGGCGGCCAGAGTCTCGAAGAGACCTTCCGCACCATCGAGGCGGCAGGCTTCACCTGGCAAGTGGAAAGCGAATCATCCCACTAACTTCAAGAAATACTGGTGAATGCTCGTGTCGCTATTGAGTTCCGGATGGAACGAAAGCGCAATTTGGTTCTTGTAGCGAACGGCAACGATTTGCTCGGGAGCATCTGCATTATTCGAACTTGCCGTACGCGAAAGGACTTCGACGCCATCGCCGACCGATTCAAAGAAGGGCGCGCGAATAAAGGTCTGCGGCACTTTTCCGATGTGCGCGACTTCGTTTTCCGTAAAGAAGCTGCCGAGCTGCCTTCCGTAAGCATTCCTGCGGATAATCGCGGGGAGTGTCGCGAAATGCGCCTTGTTTTCGCCTGCAATTTTTTCGGCGAGGAGGATTGCGCCAGCACATGTTGCAAGCACAGGCAATCCTTCGGCAATCTTTTTTCGAAGAGGCTCGAAAAGTCCCAAATCGTGGAGCAGTTTCCCTTGCACGGTACTTTCTCCACCGGGGAGTACGAGACCGTCTAAATGGAGGTCAAGGTCGCGTAACTGCCTGATTTCAAATACTTCGGCGCCCAGCGATTTGAGGATGCGTTCGTGTTCAATGAACGCCCCCTGCACCGCGAGTACGCCAATTTGCGGTTTGTTAATTCCCATTACTTTCCCCTTTCGGCCATCAGCAGCGCGATTTCCTGTTCGTTGATACCGACCATGGCTTCGCCCAAGTCTTCAGAAAGCTTGGCGATCAGCTTTGCATCGGTATAGTTGGTAACTGCCTGCACAATGGCGGCGGCACGCTTGGCGGGGTTGCCGGACTTGAAGATTCCGGAGCCTACGAAAACGCCTTCGGCACCGAGTTGCATCATGAGGGCGGCATCGGCGGGGGTGGCAACACCACCGGCAGCGAAGTTCACCACGGGGAGTTTCTTGTGGTCGTGAACGAAGCGCACCAGGTCGTACGACACCTGGAGTTCCTTGGCGCGATTGAAGAGTTCATCTTCGCGCATGCTCGAAATGCGGGCGATTTCCTGGTTCATCAGGCGCATGTGTCGTACGGCCTGGACGATGTCGCCCGTCCCCGGCTCGCCCTTGGTACGGATCATCGATGCGCCTTCTTCGATACGGCGCAGCGCTTCGCCCAAATCCTTCGCGCCGCACACGAACGGAACGTCGAATTCGCGCTTGTTGATGTGAAAAATATCGTCGGCAGGAGAAAGCACTTCGCTTTCGTCGATGTAGTCAATCTCGATGGCCTGCAAAATTTGCGCTTCGGCAAAGTGGCCGATGCGGCACTTGGCCATTACGGGTATTGAAACTGCGTCCTGAATCCCCTTGATCATCTTGGGGTCGCTCATGCGCGACACACCGCCTGCAGCGCGGATATCGGCAGGGATGCGTTCCAATGCCATCACGGCGGCGGCCCCAGCGGCTTCGGCGATTTTGGCTTGTTCGGGGGTTGTCACGTCCATAATGACGCCACCCTTGAGCATCTGGGCAAGGTTCTTGTTGAGTTCGTAACGGTTCTGGTCAGACATGTAAATCTCCTTGGTTGTGGAATGGTTTAATTTCAGGCTGTAATTTAAAACATTCGCTTGACCTGCACAATATTCAGTTTTTTACTATTTTTATAAGGTCAGTTAAATATCAGATTAACAATATTAATAAGGTCAGTTTCATGTTCACTTACGATATGTCCAAGGCGGGAGCAAATAGCCTCTACCATTACCTTTATCAATGCATCAAAAAAGATATCGTAAGCGGAAACGTCCTTGCCGAAGAACAACTCCCTTCCAAACGCAACCTCGCGCAGAATCTCGGCATTAGCGTCGTAACAGTTGAAAACGCTTACGCACAGCTCTTGGCCGAAGGCTACATCTACTCGCTCCCTAAAAAAGGCTTCTTTGTTGCAGACATCAACGCAACGGCGGAACCTTGTGCTCAACGCAAACGCAAGATGCCGCGTACCCGCAGGCTCCGCGCAGAACTCACCGACGAGTCAGAACATATCAACCCGAAATACATTGCCGACTTTGCAAGTAACGGTTCCGATATCGAGGCGTTCCCCTTTACCACTTGGGCAAAAATCACTCGCGAGGTCCTTTGCGAAAGGCAAAATGATTTGCTGCAAGTTTCTCCGGGAATGGGCTCGCTAGAACTTCGCCGAGCCATTGCCCGCATGCTCCGCGAATTCAGAAATATCCAGGTATCGCCCGAACAGATTGTCATTGGCGCCGGAACTGATTACCTTTATGGCTTGCTAGTACAATTGCTTGGATTTGACAAGTGCTATGGCGTAGAAGACCCTGGCTGGGGTAAAATTTCAAAATTGTACAGCCAATACGGCGTCAAGGTGTGTCATATTCCCATTGCGGCAGAAAGTTTCGTGGACTCCGTCAAGAAATCTGACGTCGATGTCGTGCATATTTCCCCAGCGCACCATTTTCCGACCGGGATGGTAATGCCCGTCGGCGAACGCTATCGCTTGCTCAGTTGGGCTGCCGAATCCCCAAATCGCTACATCGTTGAAGATGACTATGACAGCGAATTCCGCATGACCGGAAAACCCATTCCCGCATTACAGAATATCGATGTTACCGAAAAGGTGATTTACCTGAATACCTTTTCCAAGACGATGACTTCTGCGATTCGCCTCAGTTATATGGTGCTCCCGCCGCATCTTGCCGAGAAATTCCATAACAAACTTTCGTTCTATTCGTGTACGGTTTCGAACCTTGATCAGTATGTAATGGCCAGGTTCATTGATCTCGGTTACTACGAGACGCACATCAATCGCATGCGTAACCTGTACCGGGCCAAGCGCGATATGCTCCTGTCGGCTATCCGCAAAAGCAAACTTTCAAATGTCGCCCGAATTTACGAAGAAGATGCCGGACTCCACTTTATCTTGGAAGTGGACACGAAATGTTCCGATATTGAATTCTGCAACCGCGCCCGATTTCGCGGGGTAAACATCCGCGCCCTTTCGGAGTATTATTTTGAGGCGAAGCCATCGCAGCACAACTTTGTCGTGAACTACTCGTCAGTAGATAAAGCGAGCATGCAAAAAGCAGTGCAGATACTCGCGAGCCTTTGCAACTAAAAAGTTTAATGTTTCAAATCGCAAGCAGCCTGTTCGTAGTCAATGAGCTGCGTAATGGTCGGGTGTGTTCCGCAAACGGCGCAGTCGTCGTTATGGCTCGGGAGCTTCACCTTGCGGAATTCCGCCGTGAGTGCGTTGTAGGTGAGTAGGTAGCCTGTCAATAAATCGCCTACGCCAAGAATATACTTGATTGCTTCCATTGCCTGCAAACTTCCGATGACGCCTGCAATTGCCCCAATCACGCCTGCCTCTTTGCAAGTCGGCACAGAACCCTTCGGGGGCGGTTCCTCGAAAATGCAGCGGTAGCAAGGCCCCTGCTCCGGCACGTATGTCATCAACTGCCCCTGAAATCCGACAATACCTGCATGAGAAAAAGGCTTCTTCGCCATGACGCAGGCATCGTTAATCAAAAATTTTGTCGGAAAATTGTCGGTGCCGTCAACGATAAAATCGTAATCCTTAATGAGGTCGAGAATGTTTTCGCTCGTTACGAAAGTATGGTACGTGATCACCTTGACATCCGTGTTCATCGCTTCCATGGTTTCTTTCGCGGATTGCACCTTGGGCTTACCCACATCTTGCGTGGCGTGTATTATCTGACGTTGTAAATTTGAAAGGTCAACCACATCGGCATCGGCAATGCCGATCGTGCCCACGCCGGCGGCGGCAAGATACATCGCCACAGGAGCGCCAAGGCCACCCGCACCAATGACGAGTACCTTCGCGTTCAAGAGCTTCTTTTGGCCCTTTACGCCGACATCTTTAAGAATGATGTGGCGCGAATACCGTTCCAGTTGTTCGTTGGTAAAAGCCATTTTTCTATTGAATTTTCAACCTCAATCACACGTACTTCGAGAGCGTCACGACATCTTCGCCGCTCCATGTGTAAAGCGCGAGCAAAGGCTCATCCCTTGTTTGCATTGAATGTACATGGTTCGAGGGGTGCAGAATAAATTCTCCGGGACCGCGGACTTTTGAAACACCGTCTAAAGTCCAAACGGCAAGGCCCGAAAGCACCACGTAAAGTTCCGTGGCAGGGTGGTAATGCGCCGGGTACAAGGTATTCTTTCCGAGAAGCGTAAATCCGAAACAAAAATGCTCGTCGTGATACGGCGCTTCTGGCCCGAGGATTTCTCCCCAGCCCATACGGTTTCCTAAATCAGGCATATCGGCGCGAGGCTCGTAATTATATTTCCACGGCAAAAAAGGGAGTGCGGGCTTTAGCGCTTTCAGCAAATTTGCAGTCTCTGAACTTCCGTGTTTTGCGGAATCTTCAATCCAGCGAATCAGCGGAGAATCGCTTTTTTCAAAAGTCCCGCTCGGGGCAGGAATTTCACGTGCTACAAACTTGGCCGCCTCTTGACCGATATCATCGTCAATTTGGGCACGTTCATTCAGAAATCGCTTCGATTCTTCAATTAAACGGGCGATAAAATCTTGCATCAAAATACACTCGTTTTACTTCAAGCTTGATTTCAGTACGGCAACCGTATGGCCGATCACTTCGCCCTTTAGGAATGCTTCGTAAGCTTCTTTAGCAGTAAGCTTCGAAGATTCAAGCGACTTCTCGATTTCGAAAGCGTTCTTGCCGGATTCCTTCACCGAAATATCGGCGAATGCTTTTTGCAAGTCGCTTGCGCGGTAGAATCGGAACGGCCCGAGCCCCGCCTTTTCTTGTGCGGCATAACCCGAAATCACGTCTTCGGGTTCCGCCTGCACCTTCCAGGAATACGTGAAGATTTCAGAAGAAAGGCCCGCCAATTCGCCGAGCTTGATAAACGCACTGAGCGGCACGCGGCCACCGAGTGTAGAATAGACGGCACCCTTGTCGGCCAGGTAATCGCGGGCCTGCTTAAGCGCCAGATAATGCAAATCCAGCATCTGTTCGTGTACGAATTCCGGAATCACTTCGACGCGCTTTTCCAGGTAATGGCCGCTGTTTCGTTTGTCTTCAATCTTGGTGTTATCGGTTAGCGGAACATTGGGCAGGTTCTCGTAAATCACGTCGTAACGGCGCTTGCCATTTTGAAGAGGCTGCAACAAATCGCCTGCGCCGAATTCCAACTCAACCGAATCTGCATCTTTCAAATTCTTCTTGATATTTTCGGCCGCGGCGTCCACCACGCTTTCCAGCAAGTCGGTAAAACCTACGCGCTTGGCACCCAAAAGTTCAATGCCCGTCAAGACATCGATGCCGGAACCCGTTCCGATTGAAGCGAACGCTTCCACATCGTGCCCCAGGTTCTCGCGGATCAGCTTGAATGCAGGTGCCGCGATGTAGGCCACCCAATCGCTAGTAATATCTTCAGTCTTTGGCAAATAGGCGTGATCCGTTACACCCACGGAAAGGTAATCTTGAACATGTTTCGGTGCTTCTTCTAAAGCCAGATACTTTTTAACATCAACTAAAATACTCATTATAGTTTACCTCACTTTTTTTGAGTGCAAATATAGATGTGGACTATAGCCGCGTCCAATACAAAATTTCTAGCGCTCGCTATCAATTTTTTGTATAAGTAAAAGGCCGTTTTTCGCTTGACAAAGTTTATGCATTTATGTAGATTTATGCATAGAAATTCAAACCACGTTTTTTCAGCGCTTGGGAATGCTCAAAAATGCGACGTTCTTTTCGGTGCTGTTAACAAAAGGAGCCTTATACAATGGCACATTATCTCTTTACTTCTGAATCGGTGTCCAAGGGACACCCCGACAAAGTTTGCGACCAGATCTCGGATGCAATTCTCGACGCCTGCCTCGCCCAAGACCCGAACAGCCGCGTGGCTTGCGAAACGCTCGCCAACACCGGTCTCGTCGTGATTTCTGGCGAAATTACCACCAAGGCTGTGATTGACTACCAGCAGATTGCACGCAAGACTATTAAGAGCATCGGTTATGTGAACCCGGAACTCGCTTTTGATTATAAGGGCTGCTCCGTGCTCGTTGCAGTAGACAAGCAGTCTCCCGATATTGCGCAGGGCGTTGATGCCAAGGCTGCCGAAGGCAAGGAAGATGACAAGCAGGGCGCAGGAGATCAGGGCATGATGTTCGGTTACGCCGTGAACGAAACCAAGGAACTGATGCCGCTTCCGATTAGCCTTGCTCACAAGCTCATGGAAGAAATCCAGAACCTCCGCGAATCCGGCAAAATCAAATGGCTCCGCCCCGATGCAAAATCGCAGGTGACTGTCGAATACGACGAAAATGACAAGCCTGTGCGCGTCGATACCGTGGTGGTCAGCACCCAGCACGACGAATTCGTGAACGGCAAGGAACTCAAGCATTCTACCATCGAAAAGGAAATCATCGAAAAGCTCATCAAGAAGGTGATTCCGGCAAAGCTTTTGGACAAGAAAACTCGCTTCCTCATCAATCCGACGGGTAAATTCGTGATTGGTGGCCCGCATGGTGACTGCGGCCTGACGGGTCGTAAGATTATTGTGGATACCTACGGCGGCATGGGACGTCATGGTGGTGGTGCATTCAGCGGCAAGGACCCTTCCAAGGTGGACCGCAGCGCTGCTTACGCCGCACGCTATGTAGCAAAGAATATTGTCGCCGCAGGCCTTGCAGACCGTTGCGAAGTTCAGCTCGCTTACGCCATCGGTTACTCCAAGCCGGTGTCTGTGCTGGTGAACACCTTCAAGACCGGCAAGATTGATGACCGCAAGATTGAAGAAATCGTGAAGAAGACCTTCGACCTTTCTCCGGCAGGCATCGTGAAGATGCTCGATTTGAAGAAGCCCGGCTACCAGGCAACTGCCGCGCTCGGCCATTTCGGCCGCACCGGTGCACGCTTCACTTGGGAAAAGACGGACAAGGCTGCAACTTTGAAGAAACTCGCCAAAGCATAAGCGAATTCTCTCTAGTAAAAAAATTAAGGCTCGTCAAACGACGAGCCTTTTTCGTTTTAACCGCTATTTAGTTTCTTTAGATGAAACTTGTAATGCTTGACGTTCTTCTTCCGATTTTTTCAGAACTTCATTTAGTGTGAATTTTTCCTTGCTAAAAAAGAAAGTATTCGTTCCCAAATCCTTGAGCGAAGCTCCGAAATGGTACGCAGTATCATCAATAAATAAGAATCTATCGTGCATCCCGTAGCTAGGCAGAATTTCAATCGGACAATCAGCGTATTGCGCATTGTATGTTGCCAAGTCAACATTGAAAACCTTACTCTTGTCGTAGGTATAAATTGTCACTGATACGCCCGCATTCCGCTTGAGCATCATTGCCAACACTTTCTCGTCCACATAACGGTCTACAAGGACAATCCGCTTTTTTGCTTTACGAATCAGGTTGCATACGAATACATAAGCGTCAAATACCTGATTGTTATAGAATAATCCTTTCGACTTAAGCTCTCCGCGATCCATTGCCTCGAAAACTTCATCCAGTTTGTGGCTAAATTCCATATTTTTACGGTCATGTTCCAATACTTTTACTTCTACATTTGTAAGCCGATTAACAATTCCCCCATTTTCGTACAAATATTGCCGCATAGCAACGAAAGCGTCCATAATAGCGATGGATACATTTACCGCTATTTTACTTTTTAATACGGAAGAAAGCATGGCAAATCCTTGCTCCGTAAAAACAAATGGCTTAAATCTGTCACCGCCCCAACTTGAAATCACATTTTGTGATTTCAAGTTTTCCATTTCATCTTTCGTCAATTGAAAGCAATATCTTTCTGGAAACCGTTCTGCATTTCTCTTCACCGCTTGATTAATGGCTCTAGTTTCTACACCATAAAGAACTGCCAAATCACGATCAAGTAACACCTGTTTACCCCGAACGACTTGAATCATTTTCTCGACATTTGATTCCACAAGCGAGCGCGGTCCAATCACTACCGTTTTTTCAGTCTTTTTATTCATTTTTACTCCTATAAACAAAAAAGCCGGCTTTTGGATATATTAAAATCCCAATAATTATTGGGGATATACCAAAAAGCCGACTTCTCTAGTCGAATATGGCTTGCAGACGGAATTCCGCTACCAGTGCCTGTCGGGGGATAATATACTAATTCATTCCAAGTTGGACTATGCCAAAACTGATGATTTTAGTGGAA
This genomic interval from uncultured Fibrobacter sp. contains the following:
- a CDS encoding ABC transporter substrate-binding protein produces the protein MNQKQIFNKIRNRIAFTILFSLACATSAIAADKISIGYLSSTGQGKFFIAKDAGIFEKNGLDVTLVEFSNSGDGIAAVRAGKLDAGAFGSLAPLIHISQGADIRVIGGIMGGDQAVITRKENAASVKKLSDLKGKKIATIRLGTADAIVRGGLKKEGVDWRKDVTIVELKNPPAVIEAVKNGSVFAGVTWGPHDLRAEEAGLSVVLRSKDINPGHICCRLIASLRKIDGREDVYKRLVKSLIEAEELVQNDHKKSVEIIAKWIKLDTALVNKAFYSGHVTQDTDPNVKGVEFFWDFLKDAEFIKSDKKVSEYVRTDFYKAAIAELRKEKPKSEFYVKAENIFKSRN
- a CDS encoding ABC transporter ATP-binding protein, whose amino-acid sequence is MAIKQNGFETTNLGFSYDGRAILKNINLKINQGEFVCLLGESGSGKTTLLNLLAGLTKPSEGHVYWKGKEIEKPSAERSVVFQDYTLFPWLTLLQNVTLAIKKTKKLKTSYAKNLAEEYLNLVGLSGSLHKYPFELSGGMRQRGAIARALSVSADALLLDEPFGALDPVNRASLQDLVLELCRGVKDRPITTLFVTHDIREAVYLGSRIIVLGATPGRIIADIPLDFPVKKNRGEWFRNEKVQQTIATIEDAYHKDILEKLGHIVQGGASI
- a CDS encoding ABC transporter permease, with amino-acid sequence MLISCGPEWDSQYLFPSPKAILKALFDSREELLRSAGASLLKLVPAYLVASIVGISIGIVSGSIPWVSNMLKPISRFAAPIPPNVYIPYAIAILPTFYLSSTFIIFIAAFWPIYLNTAAGAAEIPEKYRRNAAIIGIGKFEYLWRIALVASLPSIFSGLSVGMGLSFIMLTVAELFGENTGLGHFVQFYADYSDYPNMVAGILWTGIVVLAIMELFELVKRKLLFWTKAN
- a CDS encoding HD domain-containing protein — protein: MSLTVERAKEISKGHVTEESLVIHSLNVCYAMGAMAKHFGEDVEHWQAVGYLHDYDYQEFPEEHLQHTEKELLAQGVSEEDVRAILAHGFEIVNQVEPKTNMEKSLFTVDELTGIIQACARMRPNGILDLEVKSFMKKFKDKKFAAKCNRDYILKGCALLGMDVKDVAAICIEGMREHAAEIGLAGNAA
- a CDS encoding guanosine polyphosphate pyrophosphohydrolase, with product MITLNDYLYSGNTVLKILHQYSNDLRNGAKETRNSIDLAHSNFLIQIIELLEHNDFLTSQSQRIKEFYKFMTREYPFLAFTFKGRIKSLIRAEEKFNGYILEYIYGYYKKNGKFPTEAEIKSKLNFRDLIAYRIVISMPVCHIKKGENRREVEEKYLYEIANVLPEFLEERGFTAEITKYTEDGHSELLNEQVRPYYHDSVAFPRSSGYQSLHIIFYDNLARCFTEVQLRTKDMDDFAEIGEANHFGYEKTQEARRSKHDEIPSGECVYFDEAYERLTKLQEIELANVDVNMFKAINNQLINDGCGLFRGRQILPFEHLSRFQNDLID
- a CDS encoding DsrE/DsrF/DrsH-like family protein, with protein sequence MSEVKKFLAKDFYKIDSQNSTLLDVRETSEAIVRPVNGALQVPFFELSKKIDSIPKDKPVYVFCSTGDRSEEVAEIFADRDYDVYNVEGGLDAVPKIHFVDAKGLKCPGPIVKVDEAVKSVSVGEEVQVEATEKAFFSDVDVWCQRTGNELKSLSEKDGVIYATIVKRDTPQSLEKRDFEHGKTFVVFSGDLDKAIASFIMANGAAAMGRPVTMFFTFWGVSILRRPEKVRVKKSLIGKMFGFMMPRGSKKLGLSRMNFGGIGAKMIRAVMKQNGVSSLEELIESARRKGVKFVACQMSMELMGITAEELIDGVELGGVATMLGSTEKSDLTYFI
- a CDS encoding radical SAM protein — protein: MINRQAALEILNANADSLPNLIEQAYQLRTKYKGNRVSIQLLTNVRSGNCTQNCAYCAQSRDSAAPIEKYRYVEDKKLYGDNDLVDEMHLARHCIGLSGIRFADDDIEKLAERIRKMKKNDTQICCSIGFPTEKQALILKEAGLNRINHNLKKTLFKVADSIFASGYLTEGGQSLEETFRTIEAAGFTWQVESESSH